A region from the Silene latifolia isolate original U9 population chromosome 7, ASM4854445v1, whole genome shotgun sequence genome encodes:
- the LOC141591729 gene encoding uncharacterized protein LOC141591729 isoform X1: MSIIFNLLSKSIKPTKIPKFLGTISLTFSTISSHKCPIFSTPSINPPIPKKLPFKLNVHGCVWDDPYHWMSNINDPDFSSYLQLENSYADAFMADTVKLQKDLFFEMGSRLPSKIQTPPERWGPWLYYQYIPEGKEYPVLCRRLATEGSAGLGSLFSLIKKAFRKEEMLLDWNEIAEKYGYVHVGTCRISHDHNFLAYTLDINGSECFFLQIKDLRDGHVLSDIKADSVVSLAWSQDSSVIFYTVCDDNQRPYRVHCKNLGSDVDTVIFTEDDSRFCVDITSTKDGKFITINSNSRTSSEVFVLDAISPLNSLRRVHKRIDGVQFFLEHHQGFFYVLTNNPSTEVGMLPRENFYMGICRVEDIDSKNWQSIILPSEGTNLQDMDMFDKYLVLFLEREGSSVMCSINLPIVAKCKNVMEIKHLNPWIFPVPSDVCRTAPGSNHDYLTSAYRAVLSSPVMPDLVVEYDMSKRTFSVIHQEEVVQATRNVHTNTRNHEINGKLPKVENDKHRHDQSFEGLQSWKDFSSSYACETHEVVSHDGTKVPLTIVYSKDRKPKEQFPGLLEAYGAYGEVLEKCWCADRLSLLERGWVLAFADVRGGGGSDPSWHQQGSRANKMNSVYDYVFCAKYLVNKGYARKDRLAAIGYSAGSLLVGAAINSHPALFSAAILKVPFLDICNTLMDESLPLTILDHEEFGNPKIKAEFESLMKYSPYDNINQGSCYPAMLVTAAFNDTRVGVWEAAKWVAKVRETTCTTCSRSVILKTEMKGGHFGEGGRSGHSKEKAYEYAFLLKVMGLLDSSRH, from the exons ATGTCCATCATATTCAACCTTCTCTCAAAATCAATCAAACCCacaaaaatccccaaatttcTTGGTACAATTTCTCTAACATTTTCTACAATTTCTTCCCATAAATGTCCAATCTTTTCAACTCCTTCAATAAACCCACCAATCCCAAAGAAGCTTCCTTTCAAGCTCAATGTTCATGGGTGTGTTTGGGATGATCCATATCATTGGATGTCCAACATTAATGACCCAGATTTTAGTTCATATCTTCAGCTTGAGAATTCTTATGCTGATGCTTTCATGGCTGACACTGTAAAGTTGCAGAAAGACTTGTTCTTTGAGATGGGTTCTCGTCTTCCTTCTAAGATTCAGACTCCTCCTGAACGTTGGGGACCTTG GCTTTACTATCAGTACATCCCAGAAGGAAAAGAGTACCCTGTTCTTTGTAGAAGATTGGCGACTGAAGGATCTGCAGGATTAGGAAGTTTGTTTTCTCTCATCAAAAAAGCTTTCAGGAAGGAGGAAATGTTGCTAGACTGGAATGAAATCGCGGAGAAATATG GTTATGTTCACGTGGGTACATGTCGAATCTCACATGACCACAACTTCCTGGCATATACACTTGATATAAACGGTTCTGAGTGCTTCTTCCTTCAGATCAAGGACCTCAGGGATGGTCATGTTCTCTCAGACATCAAAGCTGATTCAGTTGTCAGTTTGGCATGGTCTCAAGATAGTTCTGTTATTTTCTACACGGTTTGTGATGATAATCAGAGGCCATACAG GGTACATTGTAAAAATCTGGGATCAGATGTTGATACAGTAATATTTACAGAAGACGATTCTAGGTTTTGTGTGGACATCACTTCTACCAAGGATGGCAAGTTTATTACCATCAACTCTAATTCAAGGACTTCATCAGAG GTCTTTGTCTTAGATGCTATCAGTCCACTTAATAGTCTCAGACGAGTGCACAAGCGAATAGATGGTGTGCAATTTTTTCTGGAACACCATCAAGGTTTTTTCTATGTTCTTACAAATAATCCTTCAACCGAAGTTGGAATGCTACCACGTGAAAACTTTTACATGGGTATTTGCAGAGTTGAAGATATAGATTCTAAAAATTGGCAG AGTATCATACTTCCTAGTGAAGGCACCAACTTGCAGGATATGGACATGTTCGATAAATACCTTGTCCTCTTTCTTGAGAGGGAGGGTTCTTCTGTGATGTGTTCAATCAATCTTCCTATTGTTGCCAAATGCAAG AACGTCATGGAGATCAAACATTTAAACCCATGGATTTTCCCTGTGCCCTCTGATGTATGCCGAACTGCCCCAGGATCCAATCATGATTACTTGACCTCGGCATACCGTGCAGTGCTTTCCTCTCCAGTG ATGCCAGATTTAGTAGTTGAGTATGACATGTCTAAAAGGACATTTTCCGTCATACACCAAGAAGAGGTAGTGCAGGCTACCAGAAACGTGCATACTAATACCCGAAATCATGAAATCAATGGTAAACTTCCGAAAGTTGAAAATGACAAGCATAGACACGATCAATCTTTTGAAGGACTGCAGAGTTGGAAAGATTTTTCTTCTAGCTATGCGTGTGAAACACATGAGGTCGTTTCTCATGATGGTACAAAGGTTCCGTTAACTATAGTATACTCCAAAGATAGAAAGCCTAAGGAACAGTTTCCTGGCCTTCTGGAAGCCTATGGGGCTTATGGAGAAGTCCTGGAGAAATGTTGGTGTGCAGATCGCCTCAGCTTACTTGAACGTGGATGGGTATTGGCTTTTGCAGATGTGAG AGGTGGAGGTGGTAGTGATCCCTCATGGCATCAACAAGGAAGCAGAGCCAATAAGATGAATTCTGTGTATGATTATGTTTTTTGTGCCAAGTACTTGGTTAACAAGGGTTATGCTCGAAAAGATAGGCTAGCTGCCATCGGATACAGTGCAGGGTCTCTTCTCGTGGGGGCGGCTATCAATTCTCACCCTGCTCTCTTCTCTGCTGCTATTTTGAAG GTCCCCTTTCTTGATATATGCAACACTTTGATGGATGAAAGCTTGCCGTTAACTATATTGGACCATGAAGAGTTTGGTAACCCTAAAATCAAAGCCGAATTTGAGTCTCTTATGAAGTATTCTCCTTATGACAACATAAATCAGGGTTCTTGCTATCCGGCTATGCTCGTCACTGCTGCATTTAACGACACGAG GGTTGGAGTTTGGGAAGCCGCAAAATGGGTGGCTAAAGTACGAGAAACAACATGTACAACTTGTTCTCGGTCAGTTATCTTAAAGACGGAAATGAAAGGAGGGCATTTTGGGGAAGGTGGGCGGTCTGGCCACTCTAAGGAAAAGGCATATGAATATGCATTTTTATTGAAGGTCATGGGCCTCCTTGATAGCTCCAGGCATTAG
- the LOC141591729 gene encoding uncharacterized protein LOC141591729 isoform X2 gives MSIIFNLLSKSIKPTKIPKFLGTISLTFSTISSHKCPIFSTPSINPPIPKKLPFKLNVHGCVWDDPYHWMSNINDPDFSSYLQLENSYADAFMADTVKLQKDLFFEMGSRLPSKIQTPPERWGPWLYYQYIPEGKEYPVLCRRLATEGSAGLGSLFSLIKKAFRKEEMLLDWNEIAEKYGYVHVGTCRISHDHNFLAYTLDINGSECFFLQIKDLRDGHVLSDIKADSVVSLAWSQDSSVIFYTVCDDNQRPYRVHCKNLGSDVDTVIFTEDDSRFCVDITSTKDGKFITINSNSRTSSESIILPSEGTNLQDMDMFDKYLVLFLEREGSSVMCSINLPIVAKCKNVMEIKHLNPWIFPVPSDVCRTAPGSNHDYLTSAYRAVLSSPVMPDLVVEYDMSKRTFSVIHQEEVVQATRNVHTNTRNHEINGKLPKVENDKHRHDQSFEGLQSWKDFSSSYACETHEVVSHDGTKVPLTIVYSKDRKPKEQFPGLLEAYGAYGEVLEKCWCADRLSLLERGWVLAFADVRGGGGSDPSWHQQGSRANKMNSVYDYVFCAKYLVNKGYARKDRLAAIGYSAGSLLVGAAINSHPALFSAAILKVPFLDICNTLMDESLPLTILDHEEFGNPKIKAEFESLMKYSPYDNINQGSCYPAMLVTAAFNDTRVGVWEAAKWVAKVRETTCTTCSRSVILKTEMKGGHFGEGGRSGHSKEKAYEYAFLLKVMGLLDSSRH, from the exons ATGTCCATCATATTCAACCTTCTCTCAAAATCAATCAAACCCacaaaaatccccaaatttcTTGGTACAATTTCTCTAACATTTTCTACAATTTCTTCCCATAAATGTCCAATCTTTTCAACTCCTTCAATAAACCCACCAATCCCAAAGAAGCTTCCTTTCAAGCTCAATGTTCATGGGTGTGTTTGGGATGATCCATATCATTGGATGTCCAACATTAATGACCCAGATTTTAGTTCATATCTTCAGCTTGAGAATTCTTATGCTGATGCTTTCATGGCTGACACTGTAAAGTTGCAGAAAGACTTGTTCTTTGAGATGGGTTCTCGTCTTCCTTCTAAGATTCAGACTCCTCCTGAACGTTGGGGACCTTG GCTTTACTATCAGTACATCCCAGAAGGAAAAGAGTACCCTGTTCTTTGTAGAAGATTGGCGACTGAAGGATCTGCAGGATTAGGAAGTTTGTTTTCTCTCATCAAAAAAGCTTTCAGGAAGGAGGAAATGTTGCTAGACTGGAATGAAATCGCGGAGAAATATG GTTATGTTCACGTGGGTACATGTCGAATCTCACATGACCACAACTTCCTGGCATATACACTTGATATAAACGGTTCTGAGTGCTTCTTCCTTCAGATCAAGGACCTCAGGGATGGTCATGTTCTCTCAGACATCAAAGCTGATTCAGTTGTCAGTTTGGCATGGTCTCAAGATAGTTCTGTTATTTTCTACACGGTTTGTGATGATAATCAGAGGCCATACAG GGTACATTGTAAAAATCTGGGATCAGATGTTGATACAGTAATATTTACAGAAGACGATTCTAGGTTTTGTGTGGACATCACTTCTACCAAGGATGGCAAGTTTATTACCATCAACTCTAATTCAAGGACTTCATCAGAG AGTATCATACTTCCTAGTGAAGGCACCAACTTGCAGGATATGGACATGTTCGATAAATACCTTGTCCTCTTTCTTGAGAGGGAGGGTTCTTCTGTGATGTGTTCAATCAATCTTCCTATTGTTGCCAAATGCAAG AACGTCATGGAGATCAAACATTTAAACCCATGGATTTTCCCTGTGCCCTCTGATGTATGCCGAACTGCCCCAGGATCCAATCATGATTACTTGACCTCGGCATACCGTGCAGTGCTTTCCTCTCCAGTG ATGCCAGATTTAGTAGTTGAGTATGACATGTCTAAAAGGACATTTTCCGTCATACACCAAGAAGAGGTAGTGCAGGCTACCAGAAACGTGCATACTAATACCCGAAATCATGAAATCAATGGTAAACTTCCGAAAGTTGAAAATGACAAGCATAGACACGATCAATCTTTTGAAGGACTGCAGAGTTGGAAAGATTTTTCTTCTAGCTATGCGTGTGAAACACATGAGGTCGTTTCTCATGATGGTACAAAGGTTCCGTTAACTATAGTATACTCCAAAGATAGAAAGCCTAAGGAACAGTTTCCTGGCCTTCTGGAAGCCTATGGGGCTTATGGAGAAGTCCTGGAGAAATGTTGGTGTGCAGATCGCCTCAGCTTACTTGAACGTGGATGGGTATTGGCTTTTGCAGATGTGAG AGGTGGAGGTGGTAGTGATCCCTCATGGCATCAACAAGGAAGCAGAGCCAATAAGATGAATTCTGTGTATGATTATGTTTTTTGTGCCAAGTACTTGGTTAACAAGGGTTATGCTCGAAAAGATAGGCTAGCTGCCATCGGATACAGTGCAGGGTCTCTTCTCGTGGGGGCGGCTATCAATTCTCACCCTGCTCTCTTCTCTGCTGCTATTTTGAAG GTCCCCTTTCTTGATATATGCAACACTTTGATGGATGAAAGCTTGCCGTTAACTATATTGGACCATGAAGAGTTTGGTAACCCTAAAATCAAAGCCGAATTTGAGTCTCTTATGAAGTATTCTCCTTATGACAACATAAATCAGGGTTCTTGCTATCCGGCTATGCTCGTCACTGCTGCATTTAACGACACGAG GGTTGGAGTTTGGGAAGCCGCAAAATGGGTGGCTAAAGTACGAGAAACAACATGTACAACTTGTTCTCGGTCAGTTATCTTAAAGACGGAAATGAAAGGAGGGCATTTTGGGGAAGGTGGGCGGTCTGGCCACTCTAAGGAAAAGGCATATGAATATGCATTTTTATTGAAGGTCATGGGCCTCCTTGATAGCTCCAGGCATTAG